The DNA region AAAGTATTACTTGCCTTTTTTGAATGTGGATGTATCTCCAAATCACTTAGTCTTAGGAATTAAAAATATCCTAAGTCTTCAACACTTAACGCGTCAACTTCGACTACGTATCGAAAGGTGGTTTTGTGATATTTCAATATTCTTAACATGTTTGGAAGAGAGAGTGATCTTAATCTTGTGGATCTGTTATAGAGACCCTTCAAAACCTTTTCCCCTCAACTCCACTTGCAGCTCAGTTGAACCAACAGGTCAATACGACCACTATGTTGAAGCTTTGAGCTTGAGCTTTTTAGACATTTAGTAATGTCAATGTATCTTGACCATAAATTTGTTGACTTTTCACTTAGCTAAAAACTCAGGCTAACAACAACTGGATACATCTTTATGTTCGCTAAAACGTCAATCTCATGGTGTTTGAAGAAGGAAACAGTAGTAGAACTTTCTTCTTCTGAGGTCGAGTACATTACAACTCCGTTGTGTGCGTGCCAAGCCGTGTGGTTAATGAATCCGTTGAAGGAGCTGAGCAGTGAAGAGGGTGACGTTACAACACTCTTGGTTGATGATGTTTCTACTATAAACCTTGCTAAGAACCCAATTGCACATGGGAGGAGCAAACATATTGAGATGAGATTTCACTACTTGAGAGAACTTGTTAGTGAAGGAAGATTGAGATTGAGATGTTGTATATATGAATAGCAAGTGGTCGATTTGCTGACAAAAGGATTGTCGAGTAAAGTCTTCAAAAGGTTGAAAAATCATATGTGCATGAGAGACTTGTAACACTTGAATTAAGGTTGCATGTTATGAAATTCACATAATCCAAGTGCTGTAACCAGTTACTGTATTTTGGTAATCGGTTAAGATTGTattttttttggcttttgaaaCAATTGTAAGTGGTTACTACGTTTTGGTAACCGATTACCATAGTGTTGAAAATTAGTTTTAAAAGCAATTGTAACTGGTTATTGGAAGACAATTTCAGTTCTtctattatttttatttagtTGTTTGTATCCcaattaatatatatatatataccttttgagatctctctctctctctctctctctctctctctctctctctctctctctctctctctctctctctctctctctctctctctctctctctctctctctctctctctctctctctctctctctctctctctctctctctctctctctctctctctatatatatatatatatatatatatatatatatatatatatatatatatatatatatatatatatatatatatataatagataGTCAATACTTTGATCCTTTGTATATAGTTTGATCCTCAGTATATAGTTAACAAATATTTGAAAAATTACTCtaaaaaaaacatatttaatGATTTTTCTCAAGAATTCAAATTTAAGAAAGTTCTTGAAATAGTACACAATTACAATAATAAAAGTAGTGTGTGACACATTGGAACAAGTGATACGGGGCAAGTCACATAGTTAATTCAAAGTTGTATGAAATTTCTAAGCAATAGTATGTTAGACCACAATAACTCTAATCCTAAGGATTACCACACCCAATAAACCAATCAAGAAAGTTATATTTATTCTTGGACTCGCTTAAAAATAAGTGTGACATAATGATAGTGAGAACTCaaggaaaaaagaaaagaaatttCACAAAGCAACTTTAAGAGAACAAGCTTTATTCaactaaaaagaaaaaaaaattattcaaaGCATGGAGTGATAAAAAATATATACACTTTCTTTTGAAAGAAGAAATACTTGGATTTGAACTAAAACTCTCTTCACATCCTTTGTTAGAGTGAAAATTGTAAACAGACACACTGTATCTTTTATTTGATTATGTTTTCTTAAATGGTTAAGTTAGGGTCAGGATCTTTGAGAAGATGAAAAAACTAAGCTGTCGTTAGAGATTGGAAATTTCTCAACCACCCCCTAAAATCCACTCCAAAATTTATTTGGTAGTGTATTTTCTGTCAAAAAATACACTATCTGATAAATCCTTTTGCAGATTTGACCATATATAAAAAGTGGATTGTGAAATATCATCATTAGCATAGATTTGAACATAGTGTACATTTACATCTAACTCAATATATCTATTTACAATCTGTGAAAAACTTGATATTATTCTGTAAAAGAACTGTCTATATGTGTACAATCGTTCACATGATTATCCTATAGTAAAAGTACTGAATTTTTTCCTTTGCGCCGTGAAATGAACTCAGCAAATATACATTCAATCTTGTCTTGTACTTTTTATGTCTGCAGACAGAATATGAAAGTAGTTACATAATAAGAACATTGATAAACATAAATGCAAAATTGTCCAAAGATGAAGAGATTCATGAATAATTGAATACCTTGTGTTTCTTATACATTGCCTTGTCGTAAAGGCTCTGATTCCGCATGAACTACATTGCTTTGCTGGTCGAGTGGCATGTATTGTGACATGATAGCCATGATCTCCGAGTCCATGTAAGACTATAAAATTACCGATATAAGTAATCAAATTACCGATACATTGTTTTGTTATATATAGTTGAGAATAAATCGGCTTACCCTGAGTCTATATTTGTAGAATACGTAACCAGCTAGACCAGCTATCGCAACAACTGCTATGACCACAAACGCGAGTATCTTTCCAAATTTAGATCCATTTCTTTCTGCAAATGTTAAAACAAAAATGATAATCTTGGACTATGAACTATGATGTGAAATCTTTTGTAACAGTTAAGATTTGAATGTCTTACCAATACAAATATCTTGTTCCTTGATATAAAGAAGATCTCCTTTGCATTTACAATCATAACCTCCCCAAGTGTCCTTGCAGCTGCAGCCATCACACTGACAAGCACTTTTTTCCTTACATTCATCAACATCTGAATCAGATTGAAAAAGATTTACAATAGTTATATTTGTTTTGCAAAATCGATCATGTAAAGGCAATAGCGTCTGAGATTGTTGCGGAAACAAATATTACCTTTACACTTAATACCATCTCCAACAAATCCAACCGGGCAGTGACAGCCATTTACCTTGGATTCCTTTATTAAAAAAAGATAAACCGTTAGCCTTCAGCCGTGTCCGAGAATGTAGTTCAATAAATATTTTGTTCGAAATAGCATTTTCAATCCTTGTAATATAAACACTTTCTGATTTTAATCGCTGCAATTTTTTGCTTTTAAGATTGTGTCCATGCATTTAAGGATTCCCTTAAGTTTAGTATCTGACGCCGACACCATCTTTACGTCCAAGTTTGATTATTCATGTGGCATTGTCATATGGCCATATCATCTAACTTGGACAGAAAGAAACGTCAATACTATAACTTGAATTATAAGGAGAGAACATAATTTTTTCCAAAGAGGCTAAAACCAGAAAGCACTCATGTTACATGGATCAAAAGCTCTATTTACCCGAAATTTTACAATCAGGatgaaaaaaaagaagaaaagatgAAGATTTAGTTAAGCAGTACTTAACTGAACAAGCAGAGAAAGTAATTTTATTTCTAGTCTCTGACCAACAACCTCCATTGTTTAAAGAACATCTTGCAGGTCCAAAAGCTGTAAAAATAGGAAGAGTAAGCATATCATCGACAACATGGAAAAATGCTTATCATTTTGATTACAGTAAACAAGCGGTGACTGCAGTGAATCATGATCTCAGACAAGAACATATATTTTAATATTCGAAAAATAAAATGAAGATGAAACTTTGTTATATTCTAGAAGGGATACCTTCACATGTGGTATAACCATCACCCTTATACTGAACACCTTCCACAACAGGACACTCGCAAACTCTTCCCCTGAAAGTATCCTGAGAAAGAGATAACAAAATGTTCAATTTGCAGCCGCTCACAGAATCACTATGGACCGTTATATATGTCCATAGTTCTTATATTTTGTAAGAAAAATTGGTAACAGAAATTGCTTATCTATACCTTGCAAGCAGTTACATTGGCACTTCTGTCTTGCCAGCATCCTCCATTTCTTCTTTGCAGACACTCGTTAGTTTCAATATCTGATAAACCGAAACCAGAATAAAGTTAAACTCACTCTCACAGTAGAAGTTTTGAACTAAAAGAACCAATCGTTAGTTCGATTTTCATATGATGAAATATTAAGCACACTGACCTCCGCTTAAACAAACTTGAGGTTCTGTAGTTTCCTTAAATCCTGCACATATTGCCTTCAAAACTGATGTTCTCTCCAATTTTCCTTTAGACGAAACGAAAAATTTAGAATTTTGGTATATAAAACATGTCCATGAAAAGAAAAGGATAGTCAAAGTTGAAATCGAAGTCGAAGAAGCAAAATATGTGTCCATTTTAGTAACTAACCTCTATATTGGACATTGTTTAAAATCAATGTTGGCAAGATGGTTACATCGCCACGAGATCCTCCACCAATCTTTATACcacaaattgatcaaaagcaTATAAGTTATTAGATATATGCAATTGATGCTTTATTTCATATAATAGTAGCCTTTATTTGTTGATAACAGTTTGAAAATTGATTAATTTTCACAAGTCATATAAGTAAGTATTAAATATTAACCTGTGCTGTTTGTTCAATCTTTAGGACTTCATTCTCTACATCAGCTTCAGGGTCACCAACACATTTCTTAATTTTCTCAATAGGAAGATCTGTAGTATTAAGATCAAACTcttaaaaaataaacaaaaacagCATAATCTAATTAACAGAAGTATAAAAATTATGCATTTACCTAATGATTTCATGACAACTTCAGCACAATCTTTGCTGTATTTTTTCTCCTTCATAGAACACCTAACATGAAAATCTGTCACATAATCCCACCACACCCACGAACGGTTACTCTCGTTCGCTACTCTATGAACACAAAGCTGCCTCAAATTCTCATACACTACATCCTTCCCTTCATATCCCTCACCAAAATCCTTCTCAGGATCCGGCGCACAATATCGTCCGTGGTTTATACATTGAGACTTGCACTGGCTGCTTTCAACAAACGGCTTTGGACAAAACCATGTTATATAATGCGGAGTGAACAATGTATACCCACCTCTCTCAAGAATCTGAGCATGACCCTTAAAATTCTTCACAAAATCCATCTGTTCATCACAACGAGGACCACATTCGTCATTGCTGTTGGTCCAGAACTCATACTCGACCCGATCGTCAGGGTGAGGTACAGATTCCCTCCAGTCTATTCTCAGCAAAACTTCGTCTTTGTTACTTAGAGAATCCTTCAATGAATCGCCAAAGGATTTTTCAACTAGAACCGACGGAATTACAATCTTTTCTATGTATCCGTCGGCATCGGTACTCTCCTCAGGCGAATCCATAGTTATCAGTGTCTCATCAATACTGTCAGTAACTAACACTGCTGCAGCTCCAGCCAGCTGTGCATGCCATACCTTTAAGGCAAAATAACACTCTACAAGTGCAAGTAACTTTATCAATAAGCTATATAAAACTTGGATTCAAAGAATTATAATCTGAAGATGGTTGAAACTTTTGATTGAAGGTACTCTTTCTCATTTGAGTGATTTTTTACTTTTTAGATCTAGTATATAAATTAAATCCTATAATTCTATTAAGTCATCTCACTTGTGCATGACATCTGATTCAAGAGTGCGGGTTCGAACCGGTGACAAACAAAACATGTAAACTTATGTAACAGTAAAAATATAGAATTAAAGAGGCAAAACATTGAATTAGCATAGATGATAAAAGAAACATGAAGCACGTGATAAACTGAAAAGGTCAACGTTGGTAAAGTTTGaccaaaaagaagaagaaaaaatcAATACCTCCGCGATCAAGAAGAACAATAGTTGGACGATTAGACCGAAACTTGAAGGGCTTATCACCATCAAAGACTTGACAACCATGAGAGCCTTTATCAGGATAAACAAGTGATCCAAGAATATAGCCTCCATAATTTGGAATTCCAAAGTTTCCTATGGCACCATCTTTTTTACCTCGTAATTTATGTGGTGACAGAACAGTTATGCTGTTTTTCTCCACTACAAAACGACCTTGAACATAGCTTAGAAGAAAGAACAAGACAAAAAGATGAAGCGTGGAGGGTTTCATTGTTTAGGAAACAGAGGTAGAAGGAGGTGTAGCTCAAAGATTTTGTAATTGTCTTGGTGTTTACGAGTGGAAAGTTTAcataaagagagagagagagtagagAGAGAAGGGAGTTTGTTTTTTCGTTAAGTTATTTGAATAAGGTGGAGAGGTTTGAGTTTCACAATCAAGCTGTGACGTAAAGAGAGGGAAAAGATAGGTAAAATGGAAGAGGGAGATGGTGGAATGAGTCAGGGGATCTACTACACATATAGAAACACGTCTGACAATGACATTGTAATATTTTTTTGTTTCATAAAGGTTTATGATACAAAATAAGACATCAAAACAACATGTATTGGATAACATACTAAAAGCTCTTTTCTACCTTAACTCGTCGTGCTGATTCCAAACTAATTCAAAAATTgtcaaaaaaaaattatgaagatttttgttttgttttgtttattatAATCTTTTTAGTTCGAAAGATTGGTGTATGTCGTTGCATCCGGATGATATGTATCATTATACGCTTTTTATTTTAAATTGTATCCGATGTTAATAGGAAAAACGCATCATTCTCCGATATTTAAATTCATTATCACTCTCACATCACTTTTCATTCTCTTAGTGACTTATGTGTTAGAGTGTTAATCTTGTAGGCCAACCCCCCTCTCCATCGAACCAGAAGCTCAAGCCCATTTTAACGAGCATTATTACATCATTCATCGAACGATTCTGCATCCACCACGAAACAATGGCGACGTTTGTGGGAATCGAAATTTGATTCCCGCATATTTCCTCGTTCAAATATCTTCTGatccaaaaattcatatctcctctCTTAGAAGTTCATATCTCCATTTCTCGATCTTCCTCGAAATTCCAACTTCCTTTTTCAATAGATCCTTCCGATTTATCAACCACGGTGGCATCCAAAGCCACTCGACCCGTCGTTCAATGACAAGCTGTTGCTGTTGAAGCTATCAAAGATCCCTTTCCTCTTCCTGAAACACAATGTGATTCGGTCTTAGTAGCATGTCCTTCCAATCCTTCACAATAAGATCTTGCTCCACCGAGAGTCAGTCAAGGAGTATTTCAAACTTTTCTATTCTTCGGATCCACACCTCAATTTCATCAAGGCGAATCTTCGCATTGACCTCCGTAATTATTTATGATAACTGGACAAGTAACGCTCCCCAACCTTCAGCTGTTACAAGTTATCCTCAAAGTGCAGGAGCTACTGATATGCTGAATAATGTTTACAATCTAATGCAACAACATAACTCACAACTATTGGCAAAATGGTTGTTCATTATTGAATAGAGTATGCAACATGTCAATACAAAGAATAATATTATGTGAGAGGCAACCTCCAAAAGAAATCAAGATGTCATTCTTGAGTCGACTTGTATCAGGGCAACAACACCACGAGGAGAAATCTAGAAGTCATTGAGTCACAACAATCACCAAAGACACGTGACTCTCCCCTCCCGATCCTAAATAGGAGGTGACAACCATACTCCCCTAGAGGTTCGCCATCCTCGAAGGAGAGAGGTATGACAAAGACGCTCCGGCCCCAGAGCATAAAAGAAACCATATATCCACTCACATCCTTGATAAAAGGATTCAAAGGTCATTAGATAAACCTCTAAAGCTTTAAAGTTATGATGGAATCGATGACCCAGACTAACACGTTGAACATGTGGACAACCGATTAGACTATCATCACGCCACACATGGCAACGGGCAGGTCAGAGACAATTTTTACTTTCCCAAAACGCAAACCCGAATCTCCAAACAGTCCTCGTTCACTGACCCGATCTCCAACGGGGATGGGGAAATAAAACTCAAATCCGACCCAAACAGGTTCGGGTTGAGTTCGGGTATCCCCACCCCACCAACATCCATTTAGTAAAATCAAtatttttaatagaaatatttattttttccaaaatcaaattaaaatacaaataataaaataataaaatttcaaaaatttccataaatacatttcaaatattttaaataattgatacaaatcaaaatatcaaaatattgaCACATATTTAACATTCTAAATTatcaaaattaaataataaagtacataataaaataaatgggGCGGGTTTGGGGCAGGTTCGAGGTGGGTACTAGTATCCTCATTACCTGATCCATCaccatattttataatcgggaAAAACTCAAACCCGAATTCAAATCCAATCAAAGCAGAGTTTCCCCGTCAAATTCAAACGAGTTCAAGTGGGTATCTGATGGTACGGGTTATGTTGCCATGTCTAATCACGCCCCCAGAAGGTAACAAGGATCACCCTGGCTGGGTATGTGCATATAACCAATCAAGGTGAAAGTTGAAGTAAATTATCATGTCCCCAGTGATTAATAAGTCGTGGCTATGCCACTTAGTTAATTTTAAATTTAGTTAATATGTAAAAATAAGTATGATGCACTATTATGATGTACAATATTATTACATCAATGAATAAATAAATTTTGACTAAAATCTCTCTTTTCCCTATGATCATTAAACATAGCAATGAGTCAAGGGTGCTATAAAAAACGCCATCGGCGTATGACCAAAGAGGTCAAAACCCCATTAGAGAGACTCGAGGGTGTTGCCACATACGCCAAAGGCATACACTAAAGCAATCAAATCCCCATAACACTAATGCACATATAAAGAGAATATACCACAAAGTGATAAATATTGGCTCACCCCTCTAGGTAGCTAGCCACTCCAAAGGTAGTGTGGTGAGTTCACATTACATCGACCTCGAACAAAGTTTTCATCTTAGGGAAGGGAAGGGTATTAAGGTCCTTTCCGAGCATAATCTCTAGAGACATCCAACAAAACATCGAGCATGATCTCGAAGGACAAAATATATCCTAGGGAAACATACTTTTGACTAAAAGAAATATCGTGTAAACACGTAGAAACAATGGTAAGTAACGAAAACTAAAATACATATTGCAGGAAAAGAACCATAAAATTTACATATTCACTGAATACACACATGTTGTCCACAAGCACGTCAGAACAAAAGGGGGGGCATATAACCAATTAACCCACCTTCTCGTCTTCAATCACTTAGTCAAGACATACTTACTCTTGAGAGATAGGCACGATCAGATAAAATTCTCCACCTACTAGAAAGTACTCTCCAAAGAGTCATGAGTGATAACGAGGATCTCTTCGAACAACTTCGTGCACTCCTTGAACACGACATGGTTCTTGGAACATATCTCACGAAGACCGTCATCATCCTTCTTGAGACTCCTTTAAAGATGCATCAAGCTCTTCTACCATTTTCCAGGAAGGGTACAAGGATCAATTTGCTTCACCAAGAGCGACCATCACACTATATAAAGATTCTTGGGAAGAAACTAAGACCTCGTTCTTCTTATTCACCTCTTGAGAAAGCAACTTCACCTCCTCAATCAGAGTGTTGAGTTACCCAAAAGGTTCCAAGACAACCTCAATGTCTAGAAATGATTAAAAGGCTTCCTGGATCTCTTCCGAACACCAATTTTTCTTGACAATAAGGGCATCAACCCACACTTTAAGCATCTCATTATCTCTCTAAAGACGCTCTAGTAGGAAGACTTCCCATCTTCCGAAAAATCCAAATTTTAGGACGATAGATGCCCGACATGTGTGGTATGACAACTTTGATAAGTCTCCCTAGCGAGCTTCTTCAGATTTgtttaaaaactaaaaaataatCTATGTCAAAGATGAAAGACCATAAACCCCTAACCTTTCTTGGACCAAAACGAGCTACTAACACAGGAGGCAACCCAGTTGGAGTCGATACATGCTTCTGGGTGGAAatcagccaatgatgtttgatATATGACTTATCCATTCAAATTTCTTCGTTGTCCACCATGGCTCGGGCGAGAAAACCCTAAACTTCCATTTGTGTTGGGGAAGGTATGGTCCGATTAGAGGATTTTTTTCAATACCCCTAAGTTAAAAGCTCCATTAATAGATAGAGTATTTGAGGTACCCGATAGGAGAGATAAAACTCAGAAAACATTTTGCATATGCTACATTGCTTTCTCACATTTCATCTCATTTGCGTAACTAATAAAAGAGGTGCCAAAAAAGGAATTATTCAAAAAAACAGTTAAGAGGGGCAAGATTTCTATTCCACTTACCAAATATATCCTTCCTCTCTAGCGTTCCCCTACAAGCGATCTCAACGAACCTTTCAGCTGCTTCATTAATGATGCATTAGAAGGAATGACGCCACCAACATAACCGAATTATTCAAAAAGATAGTTAAGAGGGGCAAGATTTCTATTCCACTTACCAAAGATATCCTTCCTC from Lathyrus oleraceus cultivar Zhongwan6 chromosome 1, CAAS_Psat_ZW6_1.0, whole genome shotgun sequence includes:
- the LOC127138187 gene encoding vacuolar-sorting receptor 6: MKPSTLHLFVLFFLLSYVQGRFVVEKNSITVLSPHKLRGKKDGAIGNFGIPNYGGYILGSLVYPDKGSHGCQVFDGDKPFKFRSNRPTIVLLDRGECYFALKVWHAQLAGAAAVLVTDSIDETLITMDSPEESTDADGYIEKIVIPSVLVEKSFGDSLKDSLSNKDEVLLRIDWRESVPHPDDRVEYEFWTNSNDECGPRCDEQMDFVKNFKGHAQILERGGYTLFTPHYITWFCPKPFVESSQCKSQCINHGRYCAPDPEKDFGEGYEGKDVVYENLRQLCVHRVANESNRSWVWWDYVTDFHVRCSMKEKKYSKDCAEVVMKSLDLPIEKIKKCVGDPEADVENEVLKIEQTAQIGGGSRGDVTILPTLILNNVQYRGKLERTSVLKAICAGFKETTEPQVCLSGDIETNECLQRRNGGCWQDRSANVTACKDTFRGRVCECPVVEGVQYKGDGYTTCEAFGPARCSLNNGGCWSETRNKITFSACSESKVNGCHCPVGFVGDGIKCKDVDECKEKSACQCDGCSCKDTWGGYDCKCKGDLLYIKEQDICIERNGSKFGKILAFVVIAVVAIAGLAGYVFYKYRLRSYMDSEIMAIMSQYMPLDQQSNVVHAESEPLRQGNV